TCATCGAGGACGTCTTTTGGGAGCCTGACAATATCGTTCATATCTTCTCCCATTGTCATGAAATATTCAGTATATCGTGAACCATATCTACTTTTATTAGACGCGGTGATAGAGATATACTGAGTAAACGATCCATCATTCATTATATCTCTTGAATATCTGTATTGAATTTCTTTGGCACAATCAGAGTAATCGTTGTTGAGTCTTCTGATGGTATCTGGGATTGATTCACCATTCTTCTGCAAAGCTTTCAGGTCTGAAAATACACTTTTAGAAAGTCTGATAGTTTTGTATTGCTTCATATTACTATTTATTCAATTAAACATATTAATCTTCTACTACATATGTAGTTAATATTCTCTGTGCCAAAATTCTCTTTCTTCAAAATTTATTTAAATGTTATAAAATTTTTTGTACTCTGGTTTGTAAGATTAATTAAGGTTTTCTACAAAGCCATAGAAAAAGTCAACCTTATGCTAACTGGATGGGAAAAATACAGCGAATGCGGTTTGCATCTCGCTCTTTATTATAATCCTTTCAGTACTTCAACGGCCGCTTTCATGTCCAACTCATTATAAAGAAACGCCATCCGCAATAATTCATCAGGAACCATCTTATCATATCAACCCTGGGCACTTTATTCCTTCTCTCATATTCCATCATGTAATTATGTACTTAAAGTAAAAAGCCAGACCTGTAAACATCGTGGTTAAATTGATGTTTTTAAAATTAGACGGATTCCATTTATATACCAGTAAATGAATGTCATTTTATCAGCAAAGGCTTAAAATCCTGTTTCAAAGAGTTTGGGGATTAAAGGCGCCTGTTTAACTCATCCCATGGTCTGAAGTTTAAAGTAAGATTAATATTATAAAATTCAGGAATATAATTCATGATAAGGTCAAAACACGAATATGAATACTATTTAGAAGCAGATAAAATTGCGCTGGGCAAAAAAAGGAAAAAGCCGCGGCTGTTTTTAGATGAAGTATGGGTGTTTCAGAGATTATTGAGGAAAATAGAGTATTATAAAAACTGTAAAAAATCTATTTTTTATCGTCCCTATTATTATTATCTGTATTTAATGTTTCATCTGCTAAGAACTTTCCTTGGGTTTTATATAGAGCCAAATGTTTTTGGGCCGGGCTTATCCATAAGCCACCCGGGCACGATTATTGTCAACGGAAACGCAAGAATAGGCGAAAACTGCAGGATACATGTATGTACGGTTATAGGAATCAAAGCCGGGTCAGAAGATGAGAATTTGACGCCGAAAATTGGGAATAACATTTACATAGGACCGGGAGCCAAAATATTTGGGGATATAAAAATTGCCGACGGAATAGCTATAGGAGCCAATTCAGTTGTAAACAAGTCTTTCACGGAACCAAATATAGGGATCGCAGGGGTTCCAGCCAGAAAAATAAATGATAAGGGCTCTGAAAGCCTGCTTCCAAATAAAGAACTTGAAGCATTAAAAGAAAATTATCCAGAACTCTTCAAAAAATCTAAGGAGTAATCTGATATTTCTCGGGGCTTTATCAGGAATTTTGTTTTCTGTAGAAATGGACTCCAGGTATTAGTATCTCTGGACTAACTTACTAAAAATGTAAAATATAGAATATAAAGTATAAAATATAGAACATAGAATATAAAATATAAAATATAGAATGTAAAATATAAAATATGATACATAAATAATTAAAAAAGGTAAGGAATTAACAAATAGATGATAAGGCTCAATGTCCCTACCATCTCAGTGGAATTATCTCCTTCTGCACAGTACACCAAGAAGTCCGATAATGCAATAAATCAGCTCAAATCCGGGCATACTTATTTTTTCTTTCTCAGGAGTAACTTTATTTTCCGTCTGCTCAGGCTTTACTTCAATTCCTGGCCCTTTACTTTCATTGTTCTGTTCAGGAATTTCAATATCAGGTTCAGGCATTATATCAATCACGTTTTCTTTTGCTGCCGCCCTGCCCGTTATTGCAAAAGGAGAGAATCCCGGAGTTTCTGCCGTAAAATACAGGTATGTGCCATCTTCCCCTGATAAACTGGTTAAAAGCGGATTCCATTTTTCATCATTATACCTGTTAAGGGTTATAGAAGACTGTTCAATCTTTTCCTCCCGTATCCATGTCTTATTAACCCTGAAACATATTACCGGATTTTCAATACTATCTGAGGTTCCGTATCCACTGTTCCCGACCCAGAGATTAAAATATTTATATACATTTTCTGGAGGCGGGGATGAGACCAGAACGGATTTATTTTTCAGCATCTCTACAGTGGCTGTTGTCTTACCGGTTGTCTTTTTTGAATCAAAACCTATATACAAAACGCAGGTCGCATTCTTTGAAAAGTCAAACTTTACTCCTTTTCCATTCGTAATGAAGACCTGAGAAAGTTCCTTTACCTCAATGTTTCTGGGAGTTTCGGGAGAACCACCTGTACCGCCGCCACCGCCGCTGCTCTTTCCACTGTTATCTTTATCGTTTTTCTCATCATCTCCTTCATCTCCATTGTTTCCGTTATCGTCATCACTGCTGTTATTTGACATGTCAATTTCTGATTTTGAGGCATATCTCGTATTTCCGTACGGACCAATGTTTATCCTGTCTCCGTTGGGTTCCGGTTCATTAGAATAATCGGATAAAGAATAACCCGCATCGATGCAGGGAGAACTTATATTATCAATTACCCAGCTGCTGCCATTCCAGCGGCCTGCTTTTGACTTCAGGTGATAGTCATGTTTATCCCTGTCTGCGTATTGAGGATCTGCAACTATATCCCAGGGTGATGCTTCAACACCTGCATAGTCGCCGCCTAAATTGTTATATAGAGAGTTATTTTGCAGGACAAAAAAATGTGTTTCCGGGAGCTGGTTGCGTATCCCATATCCCGCAATTCCGGATGCTGATGAGCGGATATTGCTTATTATGTTGTTTCTTACTGTGAGGACATATCCCGAACCATCAGGAGAATGATAATAAGTTTTATCCTGGGCAATACCGTTTCCGTATGCCCCGTCAATAACGTTGTTTTCAATAAGCCCATTGAACCCTTCGGACACGATTCCGCCTATCAACTTATTGTTTGAATCAGTTCCAGTATCGTAAATCTGGTTATGATGAATGTGGACATATGCCGAAGAGTTAGAATAGCTTCCCGATCCGAAAACCAGAATTCCTGGCAGTGCGGTATTGTATATTGTGTTAGCATATATCTCAATGTTATCCATTGCAAAGTCAGATCCGTCCTTCTGGATCTCAATACCCGCACCACCGGAACTTTCGGAGGTAATAGTGTTATTATAGAACCTTGCATGGTTTGTATTATATAACCTCAGACCGCTGTTCGTTCTGCAGATAATTATATTGTCATAAGCTTCCACGCCTGAACAGAGAATAGCATACAGGACATCGTGGCCCAGCATGTATGCGTTATTATTACAGAATTTTACATTGGAGCATCTGTCAGCCTTTAAACCGTCCCCATGGTTATTTGTCAGATACATATCACACACGCTTATGTTTTGACAATCGCTCAGGTGAATAAAATTATAGTAGCCGTCTCCGCTGACTACATTTCTGTTTCCTTCCCTGTTCCCGTCAAGAGTAAAACCGCGAATCGTAATGTCGTGGCTGCCAGATTTATTTTCTTTAATCATCGGCTGCGATCTGGCCCAGTTAGCACTGCTGGTAAGCTTTATTGTTGCATTTGAATCTCCTTCAAGGATCGTATTGCTGTCTATCAGAAGAGCACTGTCAACAACATATGTAAACGGCCCTTTGAGATAGACAGTTGTATATTCAGGATTTTCAGCTACAAATTTAAGGGCCTGATTAATCTGCACATGATCATCAATTCCATCACAGTTAAAGTCTCCACTTTCATTTCCATCAACGTACACTACTGGCGCTGCCATGCACAGAGCAACAGGAACGTGTATAAGTACCAGGAAGACTGTAAGTAAAAAAATAATTAACATTCGATTCAACTCTAATCACCCTTAAATTATCTGCAGCTCGAAATTACATCATATATTTTTCAGTTAAACTATATTAATTCTGAATAAATCAGGAGTTAAACTGAACTCCAGAACATAATTAAAATTTTAAAATTTTATATGATACTTCGTGGACCCATTTTCCATAACGTGAATATGGGCATATCCTGCCTTTTTGAATTCAGGAAGACTCCTGTACAGGGGATAAGCAACCATTCAGGTTCAGCTTTCTTCCCCTCAAAACCTTTATTGTTCAATGTAGTCAAAATCAACATCAATAAGCCTTATTTTTCAGGTTGAAGTGATACAGGATTTCTTCTCATGAATTACTGTTAAAAATTTATATTTCCTCATCGGAAGGTTTTTCGCTTTTTTACTCAATATAAC
This window of the Methanosarcina mazei S-6 genome carries:
- a CDS encoding serine O-acetyltransferase, with the protein product MIRSKHEYEYYLEADKIALGKKRKKPRLFLDEVWVFQRLLRKIEYYKNCKKSIFYRPYYYYLYLMFHLLRTFLGFYIEPNVFGPGLSISHPGTIIVNGNARIGENCRIHVCTVIGIKAGSEDENLTPKIGNNIYIGPGAKIFGDIKIADGIAIGANSVVNKSFTEPNIGIAGVPARKINDKGSESLLPNKELEALKENYPELFKKSKE
- a CDS encoding PGF-pre-PGF domain-containing protein — protein: MLIIFLLTVFLVLIHVPVALCMAAPVVYVDGNESGDFNCDGIDDHVQINQALKFVAENPEYTTVYLKGPFTYVVDSALLIDSNTILEGDSNATIKLTSSANWARSQPMIKENKSGSHDITIRGFTLDGNREGNRNVVSGDGYYNFIHLSDCQNISVCDMYLTNNHGDGLKADRCSNVKFCNNNAYMLGHDVLYAILCSGVEAYDNIIICRTNSGLRLYNTNHARFYNNTITSESSGGAGIEIQKDGSDFAMDNIEIYANTIYNTALPGILVFGSGSYSNSSAYVHIHHNQIYDTGTDSNNKLIGGIVSEGFNGLIENNVIDGAYGNGIAQDKTYYHSPDGSGYVLTVRNNIISNIRSSASGIAGYGIRNQLPETHFFVLQNNSLYNNLGGDYAGVEASPWDIVADPQYADRDKHDYHLKSKAGRWNGSSWVIDNISSPCIDAGYSLSDYSNEPEPNGDRINIGPYGNTRYASKSEIDMSNNSSDDDNGNNGDEGDDEKNDKDNSGKSSGGGGGTGGSPETPRNIEVKELSQVFITNGKGVKFDFSKNATCVLYIGFDSKKTTGKTTATVEMLKNKSVLVSSPPPENVYKYFNLWVGNSGYGTSDSIENPVICFRVNKTWIREEKIEQSSITLNRYNDEKWNPLLTSLSGEDGTYLYFTAETPGFSPFAITGRAAAKENVIDIMPEPDIEIPEQNNESKGPGIEVKPEQTENKVTPEKEKISMPGFELIYCIIGLLGVLCRRR